In Desulfobacterales bacterium, one DNA window encodes the following:
- a CDS encoding FAD-binding protein, whose product MYDVAIIGGGPAGATLARLIGDRYKVLLIEPRRLTEDCEGFAALKCCGGLLAPDAQMMLSKLGLGLPKGVLEDPQLFVVKSIDLPQGLERYYQRHYINMNRQKFDAWLLSLVPASVDIRTGCRLQSYAAYGDGFKLTVAQGQKRFSEQAKMIVGADGAKSKVRAQFSAPHAVPQKYVAIQEWVERKNDRPYFTSIFDGRITDYYCWTIPKGSYLLIGAALPYRQKAAEKFALLKSKLKAYGMQIGKTIFREGTLILRPVRQQQLSTGHKGIALLGEAGGWISPSSAEGLSYAFKSALMLAEAMHGTPEGFEKRYLEMTAKLRKNIFFKNVKAHFIFKPLLRKIIMRSGLQSITLGRH is encoded by the coding sequence ATGTATGATGTGGCTATCATAGGCGGCGGTCCTGCCGGTGCTACCCTCGCCCGGCTCATTGGCGACCGCTATAAGGTGTTGTTGATCGAACCGCGGCGGTTAACAGAGGACTGCGAGGGTTTTGCGGCCCTCAAGTGCTGCGGCGGATTGCTGGCACCCGATGCCCAGATGATGCTGTCCAAACTGGGTTTGGGCCTGCCCAAAGGTGTTTTAGAAGATCCGCAGTTGTTTGTGGTTAAATCCATCGACTTACCGCAAGGTTTAGAGCGCTATTATCAGCGTCACTACATCAATATGAATCGCCAAAAATTTGATGCTTGGCTGCTGTCACTGGTGCCGGCCTCCGTGGATATCCGGACCGGTTGCCGGCTTCAATCCTATGCGGCGTATGGCGATGGTTTCAAGCTCACTGTCGCGCAGGGACAAAAGCGGTTCAGCGAGCAAGCCAAAATGATCGTAGGCGCCGACGGGGCCAAATCTAAGGTGCGCGCCCAGTTTTCTGCCCCGCATGCTGTTCCTCAAAAATATGTTGCCATACAGGAATGGGTTGAAAGAAAAAATGACCGGCCCTATTTCACGTCCATATTTGATGGCCGCATCACCGACTATTATTGCTGGACGATACCCAAAGGCAGCTATCTGCTGATCGGAGCGGCCCTGCCTTACCGACAGAAAGCGGCTGAAAAATTTGCGCTCTTGAAATCAAAACTAAAAGCCTACGGCATGCAGATTGGTAAAACCATATTTAGAGAGGGCACGCTAATCCTCAGGCCTGTGCGGCAACAGCAATTGTCAACCGGCCATAAAGGAATTGCCTTGCTCGGTGAAGCCGGCGGCTGGATTAGCCCCAGCTCGGCCGAAGGGCTCAGCTATGCATTCAAAAGCGCCTTGATGCTGGCCGAGGCGATGCACGGCACACCAGAGGGTTTTGAAAAGCGCTATTTAGAGATGACCGCAAAACTGCGCAAAAATATATTTTTTAAAAATGTGAAAGCGCATTTCATCTTCAAACCGCTGCTCAGAAAAATCATCATGCGCAGCGGGCTTCAGAGCATAACATTGGGGCGCCATTAA
- a CDS encoding DUF6498-containing protein, protein MTDSVSHTPSHKPSLPIVSLTVANLVPLIGVIFLGWDAAAIVLLYWIENLIVGFYNIMRMMLVKVDSRGRQLKKLFMIPFFCVHFGGFCAVHGFFLLTFFKIGSPGKALEAPEAWMGPLIFLQLLYSVVMQLWHSRPPGLEWPALGLFISHGVSFIRNFINGQEYLTLKMNQIMTRPYKRIVLMHVAIILGGVLIMKLGSPVVLLCVLIFLKIVMDIWLHVKSHSKANGK, encoded by the coding sequence ATGACAGATTCTGTTTCTCATACTCCGTCGCACAAGCCCTCACTTCCGATTGTCTCCCTGACTGTCGCCAATCTGGTACCCCTGATTGGCGTCATTTTTTTGGGCTGGGATGCGGCCGCCATCGTGCTGCTGTACTGGATAGAGAACTTGATTGTCGGGTTTTACAACATCATGCGCATGATGCTGGTAAAAGTCGATTCCCGGGGCCGGCAGTTGAAGAAATTGTTTATGATCCCTTTCTTCTGCGTTCATTTCGGAGGTTTTTGTGCTGTGCACGGATTTTTTCTGCTGACGTTTTTTAAAATCGGATCCCCTGGCAAGGCCCTTGAAGCCCCGGAGGCCTGGATGGGCCCGCTGATCTTTTTGCAGCTGCTGTATTCGGTGGTCATGCAATTGTGGCACAGCCGACCACCGGGACTGGAGTGGCCGGCATTGGGTCTTTTTATCAGCCACGGCGTATCGTTTATTCGCAACTTTATCAACGGGCAGGAATACCTGACGCTTAAGATGAATCAGATCATGACCCGCCCTTACAAACGAATTGTGTTGATGCATGTGGCCATTATATTGGGCGGTGTTTTGATTATGAAGCTGGGCTCCCCGGTGGTGCTGCTGTGTGTCCTCATCTTTTTAAAAATCGTCATGGACATATGGCTGCACGTCAAGTCACACAGCAAGGCAAATGGGAAGTAA
- a CDS encoding DMT family transporter, whose amino-acid sequence MNTVFLIGIAVMAGVAVTLQAQFMGLLDRSLGTLTGVFITYAGGGFVIAMLMAALRGGNLKSWQSVPWYAFSAGVLGLVIVGSIGYVVPRLGVAKGFTLIVASQFLIAALIDHFGFLGAAVRPMDLTRSLGLCCMLLGVWLVVK is encoded by the coding sequence ATGAACACCGTTTTTCTGATCGGCATTGCCGTTATGGCCGGGGTTGCGGTTACACTGCAGGCGCAGTTTATGGGGTTGCTGGATCGTTCTCTGGGAACCCTGACCGGCGTGTTTATCACTTATGCCGGCGGCGGATTTGTGATTGCCATGCTGATGGCCGCCTTGCGCGGCGGCAATCTTAAAAGCTGGCAAAGCGTGCCCTGGTATGCTTTTTCTGCCGGGGTGCTGGGTCTTGTGATTGTCGGATCCATCGGGTATGTGGTGCCGCGCCTGGGGGTGGCCAAAGGATTTACCCTGATCGTTGCCTCGCAGTTTTTGATTGCCGCATTGATCGATCATTTCGGCTTTTTGGGTGCTGCGGTGCGCCCGATGGACTTGACGCGCTCGCTGGGTCTTTGCTGCATGCTGCTGGGGGTCTGGCTGGTGGTGAAATAA
- a CDS encoding DUF1353 domain-containing protein, which yields MISFFHVVGIIFVVLFVIISVLFILYLIFRKDVTPLMVDEDMPILLPLPIPTKNRPFLMRLLVWLFDIRKWRLKKNWHFLRENGDEIVLPIDFEFDGASIPRIFWAILSPVGLLLIPGLIHDYGYRYNQLWFINASGQIAPYMKDAGRKAWDDLFREVGIQVNGFAIIDFIAWVGVRLGGIFAWRKHRQDNETPIPPVL from the coding sequence ATGATATCTTTCTTCCACGTCGTCGGAATCATTTTTGTTGTCCTGTTTGTGATCATCAGCGTTCTATTTATTCTGTATCTGATTTTCAGAAAAGATGTTACGCCGCTGATGGTCGACGAGGACATGCCGATTCTTTTGCCGTTGCCGATTCCCACCAAAAACAGGCCGTTCCTCATGCGGTTGCTGGTGTGGCTGTTTGATATTCGCAAGTGGCGGCTCAAAAAGAACTGGCATTTCCTGCGGGAAAATGGTGATGAGATCGTGCTTCCCATCGATTTCGAGTTTGACGGCGCCTCCATCCCCCGTATTTTCTGGGCCATTCTCAGCCCGGTGGGTTTGCTCTTAATTCCCGGTTTGATTCATGACTACGGCTACCGCTACAATCAATTATGGTTCATAAATGCAAGCGGTCAAATTGCACCCTATATGAAAGACGCCGGGCGCAAGGCGTGGGATGATCTGTTCAGAGAGGTGGGCATCCAGGTCAATGGTTTTGCGATCATTGATTTTATCGCCTGGGTGGGCGTGCGCCTGGGCGGAATTTTTGCGTGGCGCAAACACCGGCAGGATAATGAAACCCCCATACCGCCTGTTTTGTAA
- a CDS encoding 4-oxalocrotonate tautomerase family protein — protein sequence MPFVNIKVTREGVTSEEKAQLILGATKLLEDVLGKNPATTVVVIDEVDTDNWGIGGETVTVRRQRGE from the coding sequence ATGCCGTTTGTAAACATCAAAGTCACCAGGGAGGGTGTCACTTCAGAGGAAAAAGCGCAATTGATTTTAGGGGCCACCAAACTCCTTGAGGATGTTTTAGGCAAAAATCCCGCTACCACTGTCGTGGTCATCGATGAAGTTGACACCGATAATTGGGGCATTGGCGGGGAAACAGTCACAGTTAGACGGCAACGCGGAGAGTGA
- a CDS encoding trypsin-like peptidase domain-containing protein — MTQLRWPMTVAAICFLLFLSPNLTPAKSTLSESRYDQGWQAYDAGHYTKAFEIWQALAEQGHELAQVNLGAMYDAGRGTTENPSKAFELFFAAAQRGNPYAQYNVANMYAEGRGVRGDRNQAKTWYLKAAEQDLAIAQYSLGMLNASSAREEDVAETRNLDVAIGWLYKSGLTHLKNDNLSGARQAYGSIAELAGDHPLAEQLSCKIDGKKQGPATGNRLAPFNGASLGTGWPISAGYVITNHHVVASAAEIFLLDASGQKIKAQPILSDALHDIAILQVGDIAQLPPALPLATDEIDVGDKVFTIGFPRIDEMGVDPKLTDGEISKLSGLENDSASYQTTVPIQPGNSGGPLLNMRGEVVGVVRSMIAVKHKQTGETRVYENASCATKIARLSEILSKLEAPAATLQTLPHQPENMAALQKRLQNSLLIVVAR, encoded by the coding sequence ATGACACAACTTCGCTGGCCGATGACAGTAGCGGCCATATGCTTTCTGCTTTTTCTATCCCCCAATTTAACCCCTGCAAAATCAACCTTATCGGAGTCCCGCTACGACCAGGGATGGCAGGCCTATGATGCCGGGCACTATACTAAGGCCTTTGAGATCTGGCAGGCACTGGCCGAACAGGGTCATGAGCTGGCCCAGGTCAATCTGGGAGCCATGTACGATGCCGGGCGGGGCACAACCGAAAACCCATCCAAAGCCTTTGAGCTGTTTTTTGCTGCCGCCCAGCGGGGCAACCCCTATGCCCAGTATAATGTGGCCAACATGTACGCCGAGGGACGTGGGGTTCGTGGCGACCGCAATCAGGCCAAAACCTGGTACCTGAAAGCCGCCGAACAGGACCTGGCCATTGCCCAATACAGCCTGGGCATGCTCAATGCCAGTAGCGCCCGGGAAGAAGATGTGGCTGAAACCCGCAACCTGGACGTTGCCATCGGCTGGCTTTATAAAAGCGGGTTGACGCATTTAAAAAATGATAACCTCAGCGGTGCCCGCCAGGCCTATGGTTCCATCGCAGAACTTGCCGGCGATCATCCCCTGGCCGAACAGCTCAGCTGCAAAATCGACGGCAAAAAGCAAGGCCCGGCCACCGGCAACCGCCTGGCGCCATTTAACGGGGCTTCTTTAGGCACCGGATGGCCGATCTCAGCAGGCTATGTGATTACCAATCATCACGTGGTGGCGTCGGCCGCTGAAATTTTCCTGTTGGACGCATCCGGTCAAAAGATTAAAGCCCAGCCGATTCTGTCAGATGCGCTACACGATATTGCCATTTTACAGGTGGGCGACATCGCGCAACTGCCGCCGGCTTTGCCGCTAGCCACCGACGAAATTGATGTTGGTGACAAAGTTTTTACCATCGGCTTTCCCCGTATTGATGAGATGGGTGTCGATCCCAAACTGACAGATGGGGAAATCAGCAAATTGTCCGGCCTGGAAAATGACTCGGCCAGCTATCAAACAACGGTCCCCATTCAGCCCGGCAACAGCGGCGGTCCGCTGCTCAACATGCGTGGTGAGGTGGTGGGCGTTGTGCGCTCGATGATCGCTGTCAAACACAAGCAAACCGGTGAAACCCGTGTGTATGAAAACGCCAGTTGCGCCACAAAAATAGCGCGGCTATCTGAAATCCTCAGCAAGCTGGAAGCGCCCGCGGCTACCCTGCAAACCCTGCCCCACCAGCCGGAAAACATGGCTGCCCTGCAAAAGCGCCTGCAAAACTCGCTGCTGATTGTGGTGGCACGCTAG
- a CDS encoding PHB depolymerase family esterase: MNRKQRLRACAAMVSMLALVVVFACAHSKKQTGSSVRHDGRERYYILHQPSGQTSHPGKRPLLLVLHGGGGTNQNMLRLTDSRFNALADRDGFYVVYPQGIDKSWNDGRPDNISGAHRKGIDDVGFLQALIADLSTRYPIDERRIFVTGISNGGLMSFQLACSQPDTIRAIAPVTAQIPVAITPLCTADSTVSLAIFNGTEDPLVPYNGGQIKAFRRKRGAVLSTDETIRIWRQKNRCSPQATTTQLADRADDGTRVTKIEYDLCEDESKVVLYRIDGGGHTWPDGLQYLPEWLVGRTTRDINGCDEIWGFFKSLK, translated from the coding sequence ATGAATCGAAAACAGAGGTTAAGGGCCTGCGCTGCTATGGTTTCGATGCTAGCGCTAGTGGTCGTTTTTGCCTGCGCGCATTCGAAAAAGCAGACCGGCAGCTCCGTGCGTCACGACGGGCGTGAGCGCTATTATATCTTGCATCAGCCGTCCGGCCAGACGTCGCATCCGGGCAAACGGCCGCTGCTGCTGGTGCTGCACGGCGGCGGCGGAACGAATCAAAATATGCTGCGGCTGACCGACAGCCGCTTCAACGCGCTGGCCGACCGCGACGGCTTTTATGTGGTGTATCCCCAGGGCATTGACAAATCCTGGAATGACGGTCGGCCGGATAATATTTCTGGAGCGCACCGCAAAGGCATCGATGACGTCGGGTTTTTGCAAGCGCTGATTGCGGATCTGAGCACGCGCTATCCGATTGATGAGCGGCGCATCTTTGTAACCGGTATTTCAAACGGCGGGCTGATGTCATTTCAGCTAGCCTGCAGCCAGCCCGATACCATTCGTGCGATTGCCCCGGTAACCGCCCAGATTCCGGTGGCCATCACCCCGCTGTGCACCGCAGATTCGACTGTCAGCCTGGCGATTTTCAACGGCACCGAAGATCCGCTGGTGCCTTACAACGGCGGGCAAATCAAAGCATTTCGCCGCAAACGGGGTGCGGTGCTCTCAACCGATGAAACCATCCGGATCTGGCGCCAAAAAAACCGCTGCAGCCCGCAGGCCACCACCACCCAGCTTGCCGATCGGGCTGATGATGGCACCCGCGTGACCAAAATCGAATATGATTTGTGTGAAGATGAATCAAAGGTCGTGCTGTATCGGATCGATGGCGGCGGCCATACCTGGCCGGATGGACTTCAGTATCTGCCGGAATGGTTGGTGGGCCGCACAACCCGCGATATCAACGGCTGTGATGAGATCTGGGGATTTTTCAAAAGCCTAAAATAA
- a CDS encoding peptidoglycan-binding domain-containing protein codes for MKRPVTSIIGIVAIGVAAAMLTGCASSSNNTMASKYETKLNEKNKKIDQLRADNQEKEKIIEVYKKELKMSNEAAAAAEQRAANAGSADMSASHSGSSLFPPNAKAGECWARTFIAPQYRTVSEQVLKRGESERLELIPAQYTWEEQSVLVKEASQRMEIIPAQYQWVEEKVLVKPESKRLVEVPAQYEMRQERVLVKEAHTVWKKGRGPIEKIDHATGEIMCLVEVPATYKTVSKRVMVSPPTTKELFVPAEYKTIKKRVMVEPPKERRVEIPAEYKTVKVRKMLSAAQERKTTIPAEYQTITRTEKISDGHMEWRRILCETNVNASIIRQVQMGLRDAGHNPGRIDGVIGRDTQAALKSYQRANNLAEGGLTHETLRHMNISL; via the coding sequence ATGAAACGACCTGTAACCTCAATAATTGGTATTGTTGCCATTGGGGTTGCGGCTGCCATGCTGACCGGCTGTGCATCCAGCAGCAACAATACAATGGCCAGTAAATATGAAACCAAACTCAATGAAAAAAACAAAAAGATCGATCAACTGCGCGCTGATAATCAGGAAAAAGAAAAGATTATCGAAGTCTATAAGAAAGAGCTGAAGATGTCGAACGAGGCTGCTGCGGCTGCCGAGCAACGCGCAGCCAATGCCGGTTCTGCCGACATGAGCGCTTCTCATTCCGGAAGCAGTCTTTTTCCACCCAATGCCAAGGCGGGCGAATGCTGGGCAAGAACATTCATTGCCCCCCAGTATCGGACAGTTAGCGAGCAGGTTTTGAAACGCGGCGAATCCGAACGTCTGGAGCTCATCCCGGCCCAGTATACGTGGGAAGAGCAAAGCGTTCTGGTTAAAGAAGCTTCACAGCGGATGGAAATCATCCCCGCCCAGTATCAATGGGTTGAAGAAAAGGTGTTGGTCAAACCGGAATCCAAGCGATTGGTTGAAGTACCGGCACAGTATGAAATGCGGCAGGAACGGGTTCTGGTCAAAGAGGCCCATACCGTTTGGAAGAAAGGCCGTGGTCCGATTGAAAAAATCGATCATGCCACCGGTGAGATTATGTGCCTGGTGGAAGTACCGGCCACATATAAAACCGTATCCAAACGAGTGATGGTCAGCCCGCCGACCACTAAGGAGCTCTTCGTACCTGCTGAATATAAAACCATCAAAAAAAGAGTTATGGTGGAACCGCCAAAAGAACGCAGAGTCGAAATTCCGGCCGAATACAAGACCGTTAAAGTCCGTAAAATGCTGTCAGCGGCGCAGGAACGTAAAACTACCATTCCTGCTGAATACCAGACCATTACGCGGACCGAAAAGATTAGCGACGGCCACATGGAATGGCGGCGAATCCTGTGTGAAACCAATGTCAACGCTTCGATTATCAGGCAAGTCCAGATGGGACTGCGCGATGCCGGGCATAATCCCGGACGCATCGACGGCGTCATTGGGCGCGATACTCAGGCTGCGCTCAAATCCTACCAGCGGGCCAACAACCTCGCTGAAGGTGGTTTAACCCACGAAACGCTTCGTCACATGAATATCAGCCTGTAA
- a CDS encoding DUF6279 family lipoprotein produces the protein MKNKILIAAVVIVVVGCSTRFIYFHLDWLIPWYISDYISLDSEQKNMLEKRLLAQLEWHCRTQLPVYAEALRVLGNDVADPANPIDVERLRFHYARFMELWQALLREIASDVTDLLLTASDEQIDELFANLASRNQEFREKYVDLPANELDKNRQAQMLKRVDYWISDPTALQIQAVAEWNATLMPIAEQWLQNRERTQAHARTVLEKRDDSLEFRKEMFDLIVYSERLRPEAYQQKIDFNTDVTLKLMVQLDRLLTDEQRQHFIKRIESLASDLDSISCDPYTIKTENKRIRAR, from the coding sequence ATGAAAAACAAAATCCTGATTGCTGCTGTTGTGATTGTGGTGGTGGGTTGCAGTACCCGGTTTATATATTTTCACCTGGACTGGCTGATTCCGTGGTACATCAGCGATTATATTTCTCTGGACAGCGAGCAGAAAAACATGCTCGAAAAGCGCCTGCTGGCGCAGCTGGAATGGCATTGCCGCACCCAGTTGCCGGTCTATGCCGAGGCCCTGCGCGTACTGGGAAATGATGTTGCCGATCCGGCAAATCCCATCGATGTTGAACGTCTAAGGTTTCACTATGCCCGCTTTATGGAACTGTGGCAAGCCCTGTTGCGTGAAATCGCTTCGGATGTTACCGACTTGCTGTTGACCGCGTCAGATGAGCAAATCGATGAGCTGTTTGCCAATCTGGCAAGCCGTAATCAGGAGTTCAGGGAAAAATATGTTGATTTACCTGCAAATGAATTGGATAAAAACCGGCAGGCGCAGATGCTCAAAAGGGTGGATTATTGGATATCAGATCCCACCGCGTTGCAAATACAGGCTGTTGCCGAATGGAATGCCACCCTGATGCCCATTGCCGAACAGTGGCTGCAAAACCGCGAAAGGACCCAGGCCCATGCGCGCACGGTGCTGGAAAAGCGCGACGACAGCCTTGAATTTCGCAAAGAAATGTTTGATCTAATCGTTTATTCCGAGCGTCTGCGGCCGGAAGCCTATCAGCAAAAAATCGATTTCAATACCGACGTCACCCTCAAGTTAATGGTTCAACTGGATCGTCTGCTAACGGACGAACAGCGGCAGCATTTTATAAAGCGAATTGAATCTTTGGCTTCTGATTTGGATAGCATCAGCTGCGACCCGTACACGATAAAAACAGAAAACAAGCGCATACGTGCCCGATAA
- a CDS encoding SDR family NAD(P)-dependent oxidoreductase: MKEFKNKVVVITGAASGIGLGLAKLSVEKQMKVVLADVEAEALEKAASEFTTAGADVTAVVTDVAKLEDVKNLAQKVVDTYQSIDLLINNAGVAAGAALWESTLNDCDWVIGVNMWGVINCIREFVPLMLEQNTAGHIVNTSSITGLTTFHPSALYQLTKHGIVAISEQLYHDLAIRGAKITVSVLCPGFVATQIMDAERNRPEAYRNDPSASEPNSRMEELEVIFRHMIENGMSPAAVAEKVFEAIAEEKFFIFTHPELKPQIQSRMEDILKERNPVLPPLDQP, from the coding sequence ATGAAAGAATTTAAAAATAAGGTTGTTGTTATTACGGGAGCCGCCAGCGGTATCGGGCTGGGTCTGGCAAAATTGAGTGTTGAAAAACAAATGAAGGTGGTTTTGGCCGATGTGGAGGCCGAGGCCCTGGAAAAAGCCGCATCCGAATTTACAACCGCCGGAGCGGATGTGACTGCTGTGGTCACCGATGTTGCCAAACTCGAGGATGTCAAAAACCTGGCGCAAAAAGTTGTCGATACTTATCAAAGCATAGACCTGCTAATCAACAACGCCGGTGTTGCTGCCGGCGCGGCGTTGTGGGAAAGCACATTAAATGATTGTGATTGGGTAATTGGTGTTAACATGTGGGGCGTGATCAACTGTATACGCGAATTTGTCCCCCTCATGCTCGAGCAGAATACCGCCGGTCATATCGTCAACACCTCATCGATAACAGGACTGACGACCTTTCATCCCTCGGCCCTTTATCAGCTGACCAAACATGGTATCGTGGCCATTTCAGAGCAGCTCTATCACGATCTGGCCATCAGGGGCGCCAAAATCACTGTGTCGGTGCTGTGCCCGGGATTTGTGGCCACGCAGATCATGGATGCCGAGCGTAATCGGCCCGAAGCATACCGAAATGATCCTTCCGCCAGCGAACCCAATTCGCGAATGGAAGAATTGGAAGTCATATTTCGGCATATGATCGAAAACGGGATGTCGCCTGCAGCTGTGGCGGAAAAGGTATTTGAGGCTATTGCCGAGGAAAAGTTTTTTATTTTCACGCATCCGGAATTGAAACCTCAGATTCAGTCGCGCATGGAGGACATTCTTAAAGAACGCAACCCGGTCCTTCCTCCCTTGGACCAGCCGTAA
- a CDS encoding tetratricopeptide repeat protein, protein MYTKCPTCGRQTGFWDRCKACGEPPSKKTALREALVITGIVISLLVVMGVVVFNVDDNSFRIFRKMGLGKSPVYEVTRASENLPVPKDPPITLSPQRIEALRELFESGQFASLNTIYETYQQAFEDDFSTEYALEDAWRVFETTLPAYEKIFAAWILHSPGHFAPYLARAHYYHAKAWESWGYSAVKDKKPVQFKMRWANFQKSMADIQVALGINQQLLTAYLMLIRISYVMAKETDLQRWSQEAFNLFPSSFLLRLQYLYAISPRGMGSYRRMEEFAKSAELYVDINPHFTCLYGYIYSEQAYDLLRQKKYDDALALYTKAMAYGDDWYFYSKRAQVRYAHFKDLDKGLADVERSIYLRPTVSENFHLRSRIHFEKENFKAAAEDLQTACDLTPHHPEILHWQQWATTRFLNLGHKVFETDRQQAIEQYGFALRFDPQNKEAFYWRAAAYSHLNQHERVIEDLQNAMQLDPRHYDSYALMDYTLDQLGKSRKMMAYWDRFIELQPEHASAYLERARHYFQQNNLSRSLADVKTSCDLGNQEACDRYQRHKDQWGN, encoded by the coding sequence ATGTATACGAAGTGTCCGACATGCGGTCGCCAGACGGGTTTTTGGGACAGATGCAAAGCCTGCGGCGAGCCCCCCAGCAAAAAAACCGCCTTGCGGGAAGCGCTGGTGATCACCGGCATTGTCATCAGTCTGCTGGTGGTGATGGGGGTCGTTGTCTTCAACGTCGACGACAATTCATTTCGCATATTCAGGAAAATGGGGCTCGGCAAATCCCCAGTTTATGAAGTCACCCGGGCCTCGGAAAATCTGCCGGTTCCCAAAGATCCGCCGATCACCCTTTCGCCGCAGCGAATCGAGGCCTTAAGAGAGCTGTTTGAAAGCGGTCAATTTGCATCCTTAAATACCATTTACGAAACCTATCAGCAGGCATTTGAAGACGATTTCAGCACTGAATACGCGCTCGAAGATGCCTGGCGGGTTTTTGAAACAACCCTGCCCGCCTATGAGAAGATATTTGCGGCCTGGATTTTACATTCGCCCGGCCACTTTGCCCCTTATCTGGCCAGAGCGCATTATTATCACGCCAAGGCCTGGGAGAGCTGGGGCTATAGCGCAGTCAAAGACAAAAAACCGGTGCAGTTTAAGATGCGCTGGGCCAATTTTCAAAAATCGATGGCGGATATCCAAGTTGCGCTGGGGATCAATCAACAGCTCTTAACCGCCTATCTGATGTTGATCCGCATCAGCTATGTCATGGCTAAAGAAACCGATCTGCAGCGATGGTCGCAAGAGGCCTTTAATTTGTTTCCGTCTTCCTTTTTACTTCGCTTGCAATATCTGTACGCCATCTCACCCCGCGGGATGGGCAGTTACCGCCGGATGGAAGAATTTGCCAAATCAGCCGAATTGTATGTCGATATCAATCCCCACTTTACCTGCCTGTATGGCTATATTTACAGCGAGCAGGCCTACGATTTATTGCGCCAAAAAAAATATGATGACGCCCTGGCGCTGTATACCAAAGCGATGGCTTACGGCGATGATTGGTATTTTTATTCAAAAAGGGCCCAGGTGCGCTATGCCCATTTCAAGGATTTGGATAAAGGGCTGGCGGATGTCGAACGCAGTATCTATCTGAGACCGACCGTCAGCGAAAATTTTCACCTGCGCTCTCGAATACATTTTGAAAAAGAGAATTTTAAGGCCGCAGCAGAAGATCTGCAAACCGCCTGCGATCTGACGCCCCATCATCCTGAAATTCTGCACTGGCAGCAATGGGCCACCACCCGTTTCCTTAACTTGGGCCATAAAGTTTTTGAAACCGACCGGCAGCAGGCCATTGAGCAATATGGATTTGCACTCAGGTTCGATCCCCAAAACAAGGAGGCCTTTTATTGGCGGGCAGCGGCGTATTCGCACCTAAACCAGCATGAACGGGTTATCGAGGATCTGCAAAATGCGATGCAGCTGGACCCGCGGCATTATGATTCGTATGCCCTGATGGACTACACGCTTGATCAATTGGGCAAATCGCGCAAGATGATGGCATACTGGGACCGCTTCATCGAACTGCAGCCGGAGCATGCCAGCGCCTATCTTGAAAGAGCGCGCCATTACTTTCAGCAAAATAATCTTTCCCGTTCACTGGCGGATGTGAAAACATCATGTGATCTGGGCAATCAAGAAGCCTGTGATCGCTATCAGCGGCATAAAGATCAATGGGGAAATTAG
- a CDS encoding cupin domain-containing protein, giving the protein MSDSTYPYVNHMNILHQALERIDIAALVNACKDKWYNQTLCRVNDSVVRLGIVEGEYHWHKHEKEDEFFLTLEGKLIIDIKNSDSIELKPQQGYVVPKGVVHKTRAPQKTVILMIESAGIVPTGDV; this is encoded by the coding sequence ATGAGCGATTCAACCTACCCGTATGTCAATCATATGAACATTTTGCATCAAGCACTCGAACGGATCGATATTGCGGCATTGGTCAACGCATGCAAGGATAAGTGGTACAACCAGACCCTTTGCCGGGTGAACGATTCGGTTGTTCGACTGGGCATTGTCGAGGGTGAATATCACTGGCATAAACATGAAAAAGAAGATGAATTCTTTTTGACGCTTGAGGGCAAGCTCATAATTGATATTAAAAACAGCGACTCGATTGAACTAAAACCCCAACAGGGGTATGTTGTTCCCAAAGGGGTGGTGCACAAAACCCGTGCGCCGCAAAAAACGGTCATCTTAATGATCGAAAGTGCCGGTATCGTTCCCACCGGCGATGTTTAG